ACATTAACAATAACACCCAAAAGCAGCCTAACTAAAGGAACAACATACGTATTATACGTACATTCAAAAAGCATCACAGACTTATCAGGAAACAAATTCGTATACTCAGGAAGCAAAACCTTCAAAACAGACGGCACAGCACCCACCATAAAAAGTACCAGCCCTACAAATAAAGCAACAAACGTAGCAGTCAACAAAGCAATCAAAGTAACATTCAGCGAATCCATCAAAAAAGGAACAGGATGGATAGAATTAAAAACTAGCAGTGGAAAATCAGTAGCAGTTACAACAAGCATCAGCGGCAACACATTAACAATAACACCCAAAAGCA
This Methanobacterium bryantii DNA region includes the following protein-coding sequences:
- a CDS encoding Ig-like domain-containing protein, encoding MCSVSTVSAGSDLTAPTVKSTDPTNKATNVAVNKAIKVTFSESIKKGTGWIELKTSSGKSVAVTTSISGNTLTITPKSSLTKGTTYVLYVHSKSITDLSGNKFVYSGSKTFKTDGTAPTIKSTSPTNKATNVAVNKAIKVTFSESIKKGTGWIELKTSSGKSVAVTTSISGNTLTITPKS